The Syngnathus scovelli strain Florida chromosome 11, RoL_Ssco_1.2, whole genome shotgun sequence region AAGAGAAAAACAACACACCCAGTTTAAAGCCTCCAATTGAGCAAGATGATTAAGTTACACTTCCTGTTGTGATGAATGGTAGCAAAAGCAAAGCCTGACAAACGTATTGCTGTACACAATGTGATATGCCTTTTCAGATCATCTGAAACCACCTTTCTCTATTCCGTGGTCATTATTTGGTTCTTTATTTAAAATCCAAGACATACAAAATTTATACATAtacatttttctcctttttttaaaaaaaaaaatatttatttatttatttatttatttgatggcTGACTGACTTACAATTTATACACatacatttttcttctttttaaaatgtatttatttatttatttatttatttatttatttatttatttgctgacTGACTCACTTAATGTATTGTGTATCATGACAGGTGATGAAGACGTACCACATGTACCACACGGAGAGCATCAGCGCCGAGGGCAAGCTGAAGGAAGCCGAGAAGCAGGAAGAGAAGCACATCGGCAAGGCCAACGACATCAGCGCCGCCTTGCTGCGATACGGTCACGACGAACGGCCGCAGCGACGGAGCTCGGTGAAGAAGATGGAGAAAATGAAAGAGAAGGTTTGTTTTTTGATAAGATACTGTCTATGCTGAATATTGACTTAATAGTTACCTGatatgatgggaaaaaaaatagttcatgATAGGTAGTGATGAATGCATAGTAAATGGTACCCAAGATGaatattatgcaaaaaaaacTACATTTCCCAATATAAATTCCTTAGTCATCAGTAAAACTGACTTGCATTTTAAAATGCCacattgttgttattgtgtggAACCAGTCGAGTCAACATTTGGCTGCAATATTGTCACGCTGCACCTGCTTTGTTTATCATCATGCGTTTGTATGTGTTTCTCTTTCTCACAGAGACAAGCCAAGTATTTTGAAAACAAACTCAAGTGTACAAAGGCCCGCAATGATTATCTTCTCAATCTGGCAGCCACTAATGCCTTGGTGGCGAAATACTATATCCACGATGTGTCCGATATGATCGATGTAAGTAGAGCAACCTCGAAGATGAACACACATTGAGTAGACTAATTAGGATTATTTTGAATTTCCCGCTCATAGTGTTGCGACATGGGGTACCACGCAAGCTtgacgcgaaccctaagaacctaCCTGTCGGCCGAATATAGCCTGGAGTCATCTCGACATGAGGGTTTGGATGTTCTAGAAGGAGCCGTGGACGCCATGGATGTACGAGGAGACAAGCACAAGTTCATGGACATGCACTCTCAGATGTTCTGCCCTCCAACACGCTTTGACTATCAGCCGCACATGGGGGATGAGGTGAGCAGGAGATAGCGAGCTCATTTCAAGGTCTTTTTGTTCTTATCAAGTCATCACGGCAGAATTTGTGTCCTGCTTTCCTGCCAGGTGTGCCAGGTGAGCGCACAGCAACCTGTCCAGACGGAACTCCTGATGCGATATCAACAGCTTCAGACTCGCCTGGCGACGCTCAAGATCGAAAATGAAGAGGTGACATGTTTTCTTACTGGGTCTAAATAAACATGTATGTGCCACGCTAACTTCAGTCAACTTAGCACATGAAGTCAAATAACCTGTTGTGCAGGTTTAGACAATTTCCTACAACACAAATTTAAGCATCGGCACTGTGGTTGGATATTAAAAGTCTTATCATAGAGCATCAAACATAAAGGACAGGAGGAGAATTTAAGGATTGATATCTTCTGCTCTATGTGTGAAGTTTTGTGGGAGAATATTTTGACTGTCTAGCTAGCACATTAAATATGAAGCTCTAAGCCCAGTGAAGAGTCATTAAGAAGTGCTCtaattttaaaaatgacatcatccgCTTACTAATTTTATATACTCGTATAAATGTATCGCTGTTATTGATTTCTCGATAATATTAGACAGAGTAACACATTTTTCAGTTAATGCTAGCGAGAGACGGAAGGAACAAAAGAACCATACGCCTTATTGTTCTTCTTTGCAATGTTTTAAAGTCTCATTTTAAAATCTTATTTGaaggaaatcttttttttatgaaacTCTGTTTTGTAACACATTTTTATTCAGTTAAACTCAACAAAATGTGttgttttaatttccaatgtttcataaaataatgtattctcgtttttaaaaatttgtttgaccTAAGCTAATTATGTTAAGATAGTTTTAATATCCCTGGTTTTACTGGTTAGTGATACCTAAGTGGTAGAAAAGTCAATAATTCAGTcagcaaaaaaaaccaaaaacattttaatgtttcGATGATTGCTAGGCTTGTTTTAGTACTTGTCACACTGGTTTTATCTGCAACTCTCACGTCCTGTCAAAGAAATGATTAAAGATGACAAAATGTATTGTTAGTCTACTTTGAGAAGAGGAATGCTCACTGAAGACATGGACTTATTATTTCTTGTCATGATGTCTGCTTTTCCTTGACAGATTGACTTGATGATAGATGTTTTATGGAGTTTTTAGCAAATGTTAAATACATGCGTGCGTGTTTATGTCAGGTGAGGAAGACTCTGGACGCCACAGTGCAGACCCTTCAGGACATGCTGACAGTAGAGGACTTCGACGTATCCGATGCCTTTCAGCACAGTCAGTCGACAGAGTCGGTAAAGTCAGCCTCATCTGACTCCTACATGAGCAAGATCAACATCTCCAAGAGACGAGCCAATCAGCAGGAGACGGAGGGCTTCTATTTCACTGCAAGTTCTGATAAGATATTGCAAAATATTTGCGTAAAAgctcaaatataaaatatatattttcctcCCTGCAGAAATACAAAGAGTACTTAAATGGCAGCAACCTTATAGTCAAACTTCAAGCCAAACATGACCTTCTCAAGCAGACACTGGGAGAAGGTAAGAATTATGAAATGCATACAAAACTGAAATTGTACTAATCACTAATCCCACGCTTTAgaaaaaaatactaaattaTGAATTATGAATATTTGATCTTGCTGACAAGGAGAATTTTTGGGGGTTAATATTAGCATTTAATGAGCACTCAGTGGACCTTCGCTAAGCAGTAAGCTGACTgtactatttaaaataaatatttttaattgccCAAAAAGTTTTTATATTAAAAGTAATTAATCCCAAACTGTCCTCTTCTTCAGTCTCTATTTAAGAAGGACAAAATACTGGTTGTAAAGAATTGATATGACACTAACTGAGCTTGTCATCTTGGTGCATTCTTGGTACCATTGGTAACCTTAAAATGTCATGTCGGGGATGGCGCAAACGCTTTATGGAAATAAATTAGATTATTAAGGCATGAAGGTTCTCCGTTTACATTGGCTTGAACTCGTACCCAAATGACTGAATGTTGCAACTACAAAGTCATTCAAGTTTTCTGCTGCATGGTTACAATTATGTGACATGAAGCGAAGTTGAGCAGAAAGCTGCTTTACACATGACAGAATGCTGCAACCATCCTTTCCTCATTCACTGATCAAAGTATGTGTGTTATGAAATCGTCCCCTTATAAAGCATCTCGTAGCTGCTTGCACTCTCTAGAGAGAGCAGTCAGGCTATCTGGGGGACTTCAGGGGGCTCTTGTACCGTTACCACGGCGACGGATGAATGGTCGCTGCTTGGCGGCGTGACAAATGCAGCCATGGTACTCACCCCATTGAGTGCGCCTGAATAGATGGCTGTTTTCTCATAACACCCCTTTCCGTTTCCATCTGGCAGCCTTGCATTTTTTGGGCTGGCACTCAACTGTACCATTTGAAAAGCGCCGTATACTGATTTAGCGCCTTTTGTGCTCTGTTTCCTTTTAGGGGAGAGGGCTGAATATGGAACAACAAGGTAAGATGTCCCGTGACAACCGAGACAATAAAGTGGGCATTGATTTTTAAAATCTTTCCTTTGGTGTCCATGAATATGACAAAAAATGAGATCTCAGTGTGGGAATGGGAATGTCAAAGTTAACATTGCTTAAGACAGTTATCGGTTTGTTATGATTACAAAATCAGATTGTTATTACGATTCGCCAACTGACAagctagctttttttttcttttctttgagaAGAAATTGACAAAGCTAAGCTACACATCTAAGTTCTCAGTTGTGTGCAAAATGCTATTTGATTCCATAAAACTCAGATATTAGAAACAGTCAGAGTCAAATCAAGGCgtaatatttatgtattattattcgtAATTGTCATACCAACCgtgcacccccccccaccctttccCCAGGCCCCCCATACTTCCCCCTAAACCTCAGAGAATGCGGAAGTCTAGACCTCGCTCCATTTTTAGGCGTAAGCTGTTTAACGGCAATATGGAGGCCTTCATCCAGGTACGAGCCCCATTGTGTGCTCTTTGTCTCTTGGTGAGCTCCGCTATTTCTCTGGTGgtctttttgatttttttttttttttttcccgtcccGCTCATCCTTGGGCCACGCTTTTTACCCATACGTCTGGCTCGCTCACGCTCTGACTCTCCTCTTGCTCGTCGCCTTGTCCTTCGCCGTCTGCTCGTCAAGTCAGACACGGGCAAATGAAGCAAATGTGGAACTGCAGTTTGCTGTTAACGCTCTCATCCCTGGACAAATTAAGTCCACTCGCTCCTTAAACATGCCGCTTTGCCGTGTCAGACTCTTTCAAATAAAGCGAGCAAAGTCCGCCTCTGTCCTGCTGTTTTGCTACACACTcagtccaaataaaaaaaagatcatttgcAGTACAATGCTATCAAAATCAGCTGCAGGTTTTGAAGTGAGATGTGTATTCTCCTACTCTGACTTGAATctagccccccctccctcccaacTTCCGCCAAGCCCAATGTCCTCGTGtcttgcaaagacactgaaccgATGCTTTGGCATTTCCAggcctcctcttttttttttttttctctctctctgtgagATCTGTCTTCCTCACTAACTTGTTTGTGGTTGTTGTCGCCTCTCTTCCGCCGTCTACGTGCCTTACTGCTCTCTGCCCAGGGGAAGACGGAATGTCCGATCCAGGACTCAGGTACACTGTCCTACAGCTTGGTCGCAGTACCATTTTGCTAtattttctgggcctctgttctGTTGGTGCTTCTTTAAGTGTACATGCTGTGATAATCACATTGGCTGCATAGTGTTGTTTGGTAGCTGTAACATTTGATATGATTCGATTAAAACAATGAATACCTGATTCATTCTGTCAGTGTGTTTGTTGCTCATCTGTTTATAATAATTTCAATGTAACTGCAGGACTCTGGGCAGCCCATACCAGTGGTGGTTGAGAGTTGTGTCCGATACATCAATCTTTACGGTGGGTTCACATGTTCCATGACTTTATTACTTAATATTCCCTATTTGTTTTCTGTCAATTTCtattatttctaaaaaaaaaatttaaataattaataatttattttattaaataattTCTATAATTTTCTATAATATTCAACGCCATATGTtagcaaataataaataaatcttaCACTAAAAATGATCTagaaaaataaactaaaatgtTCTAAAagctaattaaaaataattcaatttaaaaaaaagccaaaatgaAATAACTAAACtatcatgaaaaatccaaaaCTATTATAACTATTCAAATCTCttgaaaacgttttttttgttaGATTTGGAAAGTAAGAAATGAAATGATATTAAAACATATTCAACCAGATTTGTTTGTTCACAGGTCTTCAACAGCAAGGTATATTTCGAGTTCCGGGATCCCAAGTGGAAGTCAAcgacattaaaaatgcatttgaaaGAGGTCAGAGCCAGTCATTTCATCTTTGTAGATACATTATTTATGAAATCTTGACGTCATAATAAATATACAGGCATCATCCAAACATCATATGAAAATTTTGATTTGTAACATCGCCTAAGAGGAAGGTTTGATTGTGTCTGTGTAGGTGAAGATCCGCTGGTCGACGATCAATCGGATCATGACATCAACTCTGTGGCCGGCGTACTAAAACTCTACTTCAGGGGTCTGGAGAAGCCGCTGTTCCCTAAAGAGCATTTCCTCGACCTCATCTCCACTACGAGTGAGTCATCTAACAGGAAACTTGCCAAACGTGGAGCTTCCTCCCATTCACGTTGAACATGGAAGATCTCATTTATGTCTAGCAGATCTTAAACGAATGTGTTCTTATTTTAGAGTTGGACTTTGGTTCCGATCGAGCTCATCACCTCCAGCAGATTGTTGCCACTCTCCCGCCACCCATGGTCATCGTTCTAAGATACCTGTTTGCCTTTCTAAATCAGTAAGTCTCCTCACAGCAACTGAGTGACAGCTCCGCTGTGTCGCTAATTGCCTCCGCTCCTCCAGTTTATCCCAGTACAGTGACGAAAACATGATGGACCCTTACAACCTTGCTATTTGCTTCGGCCCCACGCTGATGCCCATACCGGAGGACCAGGATCCCGTGGCCTGTCAAGCGCACGTTAACGAGGTCATTAAGACCATCATCATCCACCATGAAGCCATATTCCCAGGCCAGCGTGAGTTGGAGGGGCCTGTATATGAAAAGTGCATGGCTGGAGGCGAGGAATACTGGTGAGTTTTAAGGCAAGGTGTCCAGCATGTGGCCATGAATAATATATTATCTAATAATATATCTATCCAGAAATGTAAGATAACTCATTGCTATGAAATGTAATCAATATGATATCGTATTGGGATGAAACTGGTCATTTGTACCCAAACAAAGCATGAGGTTGTTTTCGATCTGGTTTTACACGTACGATAATTGCTCCTAATTACTGCAAAGATTTAAAGTCTTGcgttttattttccaaattaaagCCTTGAtcctttaaaatgacacttaagCCTTACATCTGCCATTCAAATGTCAAAGTTCTAATTAATATTTTGCCTATTTTTATTTCCACCAACAAacacttccttttttttcccataacaGATGCCGAATGAAATGTCAATATTTATATTCATTTCGAATATGGTTATTATTGCAATTTCTTTTGTCCGATCAGTGAGAGTCCACACAGTGACGCTGGCGCTCTTGATGAGGTGGACAACGGTACTGGACCTAACACAAGTGACGATGGTGAGTCACAGCTAGTTCAAATAATCACTCATCCATCATATTGCTTCAAAAtctgatttggttgaattttttttcgacAGAGCTGGAGCAGATAGAAGCTATCGCCAAGTTTGACTATGTGGGGCGAACTCCAAGAGAACTTTCCTTCAAAAAAGGAGCCTCGCTGTTACTTTACCTGCGAGCTTCGGAGGACTGGTGGGAGGGTCGACATAACGGTGTGGATGGTCTCATCCCGCACCAGTACATTGTGGTGCAGGACATGTatgtaaaatgctttttttttttaattcaaatatgTACATGTTAAAACAACATGAAGTACATCCTGCCTTTACAAAGACAATATTTGTGTTTTGCTTGATACTGACAAAtaaatactatttttttttttctaatctgaTACAGGGATGATGCATTCTCAGAAAGCATTCAAAGGACTGACAGTGAGAGCAGTAGTGGATACCACGAAGACCGATCGTCATCCAGACATGAACACCATTCTTTATCTGAACACCCTCTGGAACGTCGCTTCGGGCCACCAATTGGAAGGTGAGTTAGAATTCAAATTCATATtgattttttaacattttattaAATTATGAGACCCTACACTGAAAACATAAATTTACTCCGGAACAATCGATTGATTTCAAACGCACCCTTCTAGGGCAAGAGTGCGGTCAGATGGAGCTCCCCTTCAGCGCCACAGGAACGGCGACGGCCACAGCCCCACCAGACCCGCCGACGGGCCCCCGAGGGTGGCGCCTCGGCCGTGCAGCCCTCACAAAATAGCTATGAGCAGGGGCCTCATAGATAGTCCGGAGAAGCGGCGACTCGCCACCTATGGAGCCGCCGGGCACCCTCAGCGGTCGTCTCCGGTCACCTCTCGGCACGCCAGCATGGGAGACCACAAAACGCTGGAGGCAGAAGCCCTCGCGGATGTGAGTGGTGATAGATAACGAAGGATTTTTTCTGCTAGCATCAATTTCTTAGCTTTTCTGTCCGTCGGCTTTGTTTTTCAGGACATAGAGAAAACAATGAACACAGCCCTCCATGAGCTATGTGAGCTGGAGCGACAGAATGTTGCCAAACACGCTCCTGATGTTGTCCTGGACACGCTGGAACCTCTCAAACATCCCGGCGGCGGTGGCCAGGATGTCCCCGGAAGCCCCCTGCACACCATGGTCATCAGAGATCCCGAAGCGGCTCAGCGgcggagcagcagcagctcctccTCTGAAACCATGACCACGTTCAAACCCGCCCTGGCGGTGCGCAGGCCCAACGCGCCCATCAGGCCGCCGCCCGTCAGACCGGTCCGGCCGGCTCCCGTGCTCACGCAGGGCCAAGGGCCACATCGCTCCAGCAGCTCCAGTTCGTCAGGTCTTGGCAGTCCGGGCATGACTCCCACTGACAGGGTTTTCCCTAAAGCTCCTTCCCCTTCGCCATccacctcatcttcctcctcagaCAAACAGGGTAACGCATAGTCGTGGCGGTTAGACACAAATCAAGAATTGCAAAACAGCGACTGATCGCTACACAGCACTTGTTTAATCCAACTGCTGGTTCCCGTCAAACCGCCACTCACACTTTGACTTAAATAGTCAATAATACACTTACTTAGCATAGATGTTGAATTTAAAATGGATGCACTGGAAAGGCCTCTTGTTCACCAATAATAAGGACCATGTCAATGACTTTTACTAGGGTACAAATATGCTGTGagctggaacttttctgccctTGTCAGTGTGAGGCAAAGTAGTAGCAAACCACTAGGCCATCTTTTAAACTGATTGAAGTAAAGGTTTGGATGTCCTAATGGCCTGCAGTGAAGCATCTTTAGTATATCAGGCAAGACATATAAAAAACACCACCCTAAAAATTAACATTTTGTtgtatacatttttaaatttggaacgttttTATAGCTTTGAATTATTTGGTCATTTTATGACCCTTTTACATTTTCAGAAAATGAAgaatttcaaatgttttgcaGTGAGTGATCTACCTGATTTTTGATAAGAGGATCAGAATCAGGACACCCCAAGTAGAACATCTGCAAGGTATAATGAAGGTGACTGGTTACTGCCAATAAATAGTGGCAGATTTGAATTGTGGCTCCCTCCAGTGGAAGTAGGAAATATTTAACTGGTATCTCCATATGGATGGCAGCTCAGTAAAATTATTTtactcaccaaaaaaaaaaaaatgattttttttaaaaggtacTACATTTACAAAGCAGACTGTTTTAATGTCTTTAGTAACTTAAGACCAATGCtatcccataaaaaaaaaaagcataggtTTGTTTGATATCTCTTAAGGTGCCGTCAGTGCAGTATAAATGTGAATGCCACTTATACTGCATACTCTCAATTTTAGCATCTAAAGCACAAAAGTAACTTGATGGTTTGCACCAGTTTTACCATCTCGGCTATCAGTGAGTGTGATTGCATGTTAGCGTCAGTGGCCTGCTACCGTTCAACCTTTGATTATTGGATGGACTGACCAAGCACAATCAAAACTTTGCTTAGGGTATTTAATAGAAACATCTCAAGGACATTGGCACTTTGTAAAGGACTAACCACACACGTCGTTCCTGTAACTTTTACGTAGGATATGAAGAAAATAGCAAATTCATATATCAatgtagatttaaaaaaaaaaaaaaatctgcaaaatagTAGAATTCCTGCGATGAACTACTAATGCACTTACAGATATTTGCAGGAATTGTGCTGCGTTCGTGTTGTTGATTTTGTACTAGAAACTTGATACTAGTACATCAATGAAGCTTGTTGCCATGTCTGGATGGCACAAGGTCTCGCTTTAGATCAGCTCCTTTGGTCTTTGTCGTCCGTCTCGCCGGGATGATCGATATATCTTTTCAAATGTAACAGGTACGTTTAATCGAATGCATACATGCTGTTAAAATGATGACTTGTACAAATAATGTATGATAGGAACAGGATATATTATCATCTCTAGTCTGTAGATTTCTTTTGTAACTCTTATCCTTGCACAAGCATTAATTAAAGAATACATTGGGGGATTTTGTCATCGTCATATTTGTCTTCAACCACACTTGCAAAATATACATACGCTGTATTGGAGAAGTCATTTATTAATTATAACCACTTTTGCCATTTCCCAGATTAGTGAATGGAACAAACGAGAATTATCAAGCATCTTTCCATttttggaatttaaaaaaaaaagttggagttTTGATATGTAGTATATGCATCGAATTCAAATTTACATGCATGTAACATTGAAttgcttttaattatttttaaatcacataACGATCATAAGAGATATAAAACCAAACATCTAATATTAAAACGTAAAATATACGTATGTTTTAATGTAGccttaattaaattatttttatatatatatatatatatatatatatatatatatatatatatatatatatatatactgtaggCATTGGGTTCTATTACGCAGCTCCCATCTTGCTCTGCAGATGGAGACATTGTCCTCCAACAATGCTAAAATCCACACTCAAACTTTAATTTGCATTGCCTTTCGGTTCTCATTTCTCCACAACCAAGGATAGCATGGTATAATATGATTAGTATGACCAGTGAAGTAAATCGATTACTGGACTTTATCTATAATAGCTAACAGATACAGCACGTATATTTATAACATTATTAGAAATTGAATCAATTATCCACATTACATAGCAGTAATAAACTACAACAAGAAAAAGTAAAATATTTAATGGGTCTTCCATAAAACTAAGCCTTTGAAAGTTAGGAAAAAAGACAAGTTACCATGCCAAATTTGCCACGCTAGAGCACTGCAAATTGTATTTTTGCTCAAtttagcaagaaaaaaacaattgatTAAGAAGACCACCGGTTTGTAAACACACACATTATGAGGGAACATCTGTATACACAAGCAAATCCTGTGCCGTGTTATTACGCGCTTGCGCTTTCCACTTTTGTAGGATCATTCAATTACATGCAGATTTGGTGCCTTTATGGAggaatgcacttttttttttttttatatattgaagCAGGGTAACCTTTTTATCTTTACATCTTATTAACCCTGGTTAACCCTTTTGATTAATAACAAAtgttatatatagtatataatataaaaactagttatattatatatacatatattttttatatacatatataaaaaaatatatataaaaaataataaataaattaaaaaagaaaatatatatatatttggtttttttttagattctgTGTGATGAATACTCAGCTAACCTCACGCGTTGCAGTTGACCCTGGCTGTGGCCTGCATGGAAACACTTATCACTGCTGCTCCACTTCAACTCACATGCACATGGGCCTGCACATCATGCTAGCATGATGCAGGTTGTATGATTTTCATGCGGAATACATGCATGTTACGTAATTGGCCGCGAGCCTCGCACATTGAGAACGCTTGTTATtctccccaaaaatgttggcttCGCGGCAATGCCCGGGACGTCGCCGCACAACAGATTTCAAGGCTATCATCTGTTCCCGGATGAGACGCAGATGTCGGATCCTGTTCCCACATTGCCATTTTAATGTGTTACTTGTGGAATAGTGTATTGGGGGGGTCGGGGGGTTGA contains the following coding sequences:
- the LOC125976826 gene encoding SLIT-ROBO Rho GTPase-activating protein 3 isoform X2, translated to MSTQAKVKKDKEIIAEYESQVKEIRNQLVEQFRCLEQQSESRLQLLQDLQDFFRRKAELQLEFSRGLDKLAERYWSKIRTSREHQHFKKDQNLLSTINCWYLVLDQTRRESRDHATLSDIYNNNVIVRLTHVGDDVLRLFKKSKDIGVQMHEELVKVTTELYTVMKTYHMYHTESISAEGKLKEAEKQEEKHIGKANDISAALLRYGHDERPQRRSSVKKMEKMKEKRQAKYFENKLKCTKARNDYLLNLAATNALVAKYYIHDVSDMIDCCDMGYHASLTRTLRTYLSAEYSLESSRHEGLDVLEGAVDAMDVRGDKHKFMDMHSQMFCPPTRFDYQPHMGDEVCQVSAQQPVQTELLMRYQQLQTRLATLKIENEEVRKTLDATVQTLQDMLTVEDFDVSDAFQHSQSTESVKSASSDSYMSKINISKRRANQQETEGFYFTKYKEYLNGSNLIVKLQAKHDLLKQTLGEGERAEYGTTRGRRNVRSRTQDSGQPIPVVVESCVRYINLYGLQQQGIFRVPGSQVEVNDIKNAFERGEDPLVDDQSDHDINSVAGVLKLYFRGLEKPLFPKEHFLDLISTTKLDFGSDRAHHLQQIVATLPPPMVIVLRYLFAFLNHLSQYSDENMMDPYNLAICFGPTLMPIPEDQDPVACQAHVNEVIKTIIIHHEAIFPGQRELEGPVYEKCMAGGEEYCESPHSDAGALDEVDNGTGPNTSDDELEQIEAIAKFDYVGRTPRELSFKKGASLLLYLRASEDWWEGRHNGVDGLIPHQYIVVQDMDDAFSESIQRTDSESSSGYHEDRSSSRHEHHSLSEHPLERRFGPPIGRARVRSDGAPLQRHRNGDGHSPTRPADGPPRVAPRPCSPHKIAMSRGLIDSPEKRRLATYGAAGHPQRSSPVTSRHASMGDHKTLEAEALADDIEKTMNTALHELCELERQNVAKHAPDVVLDTLEPLKHPGGGGQDVPGSPLHTMVIRDPEAAQRRSSSSSSSETMTTFKPALAVRRPNAPIRPPPVRPVRPAPVLTQGQGPHRSSSSSSSGLGSPGMTPTDRVFPKAPSPSPSTSSSSSDKQGNA
- the LOC125976826 gene encoding SLIT-ROBO Rho GTPase-activating protein 3 isoform X1 — encoded protein: MSTQAKVKKDKEIIAEYESQVKEIRNQLVEQFRCLEQQSESRLQLLQDLQDFFRRKAELQLEFSRGLDKLAERYWSKIRTSREHQHFKKDQNLLSTINCWYLVLDQTRRESRDHATLSDIYNNNVIVRLTHVGDDVLRLFKKSKDIGVQMHEELVKVTTELYTVMKTYHMYHTESISAEGKLKEAEKQEEKHIGKANDISAALLRYGHDERPQRRSSVKKMEKMKEKRQAKYFENKLKCTKARNDYLLNLAATNALVAKYYIHDVSDMIDCCDMGYHASLTRTLRTYLSAEYSLESSRHEGLDVLEGAVDAMDVRGDKHKFMDMHSQMFCPPTRFDYQPHMGDEVCQVSAQQPVQTELLMRYQQLQTRLATLKIENEEVRKTLDATVQTLQDMLTVEDFDVSDAFQHSQSTESVKSASSDSYMSKINISKRRANQQETEGFYFTKYKEYLNGSNLIVKLQAKHDLLKQTLGEGERAEYGTTRPPILPPKPQRMRKSRPRSIFRRKLFNGNMEAFIQDSGQPIPVVVESCVRYINLYGLQQQGIFRVPGSQVEVNDIKNAFERGEDPLVDDQSDHDINSVAGVLKLYFRGLEKPLFPKEHFLDLISTTKLDFGSDRAHHLQQIVATLPPPMVIVLRYLFAFLNHLSQYSDENMMDPYNLAICFGPTLMPIPEDQDPVACQAHVNEVIKTIIIHHEAIFPGQRELEGPVYEKCMAGGEEYCESPHSDAGALDEVDNGTGPNTSDDELEQIEAIAKFDYVGRTPRELSFKKGASLLLYLRASEDWWEGRHNGVDGLIPHQYIVVQDMDDAFSESIQRTDSESSSGYHEDRSSSRHEHHSLSEHPLERRFGPPIGRARVRSDGAPLQRHRNGDGHSPTRPADGPPRVAPRPCSPHKIAMSRGLIDSPEKRRLATYGAAGHPQRSSPVTSRHASMGDHKTLEAEALADDIEKTMNTALHELCELERQNVAKHAPDVVLDTLEPLKHPGGGGQDVPGSPLHTMVIRDPEAAQRRSSSSSSSETMTTFKPALAVRRPNAPIRPPPVRPVRPAPVLTQGQGPHRSSSSSSSGLGSPGMTPTDRVFPKAPSPSPSTSSSSSDKQGNA